One region of Centropristis striata isolate RG_2023a ecotype Rhode Island chromosome 3, C.striata_1.0, whole genome shotgun sequence genomic DNA includes:
- the vgll4b gene encoding transcription cofactor vestigial-like protein 4b, which yields MLLTKMDLLNYQYLDKMNNNIGILCYEGEAALRGDPRLQSLSLSSSSSSSSSSSSSSSSSSSSISNHRTGPPPISPTKRKLSGDQGDSDMDDNEHVAKISRLFATQLKPSGDYRSSPLSKDRSRSPIERVVVPSALGVHGNHLYSHTHHHHHHHLASLASMDQPLALTKNSMVESARGSTAAMASVPHTVSSVERQQNRPSVITCAPANNRNCNLSHCPVSHNGCASLANNYRRINTNTACDPVIEEHFRRSLGKNYKEPEPTATNSVSITGSVDDHFAKALGETWLQIKNKGSPSSSGSSPNSSPDSHMVNHNHSPSVVS from the exons GTGAAGCAGCTTTGAGGGGCGACCCCAGACTCCAGTCCTTGTCTCTGTCCTCgtcttcttcctcctcatcctcctcttcgtcGTCGTcgtcctcatcttcctcctccatctccaacCACAGGACAGGACCTCCTCCCATCAGCCCCACCAAGAGGAAGCTGAGCGGAGACCAGGGGGACAGCGACATGGACGACAACGAGCATGTGGCCAAGATCAGCCGGCTGTTTGCTACACAGCT GAAACCCAGTGGAGACTATCGCAGCTCTCCCCTCTCCAAGGACCGGAGCCGGAGCCCCATTGAACGTGTGGTGGTGCCGAGCGCTCTGGGAGTCCACGGCAACCACCTGTACAGCCacacccaccaccaccaccaccaccacctggcTAGCTTAGCCAGCATGGACCAGCCACTGGCACTCACCAAAAACAGCATGGTGGAGTCTGCACGTGGCAGCACAGCAGCTATGGCCTCAGTGCCGCACACAGTCAGCTCCGTGGAGCGCCAGCAG aaTCGTCCTTCAGTGATCACATGCGCTCCAGCCAACAACCGCAACTGCAACCTGTCTCACTGTCCCGTCTCCCACAACGGCTGTGCAAGCCTTGCTAACAACTACAGAAGAATCAACA CCAACACAGCCTGCGACCCGGTGATTGAGGAGCACTTCCGCCGCAGTCTCGGGAAGAACTACAAGGAGCCCGAGCCCACCGCCACCAACTCGGTGTCCATCACAGGCTCGGTGGACGACCACTTCGCCAAGGCGCTGGGCGAGACCTGGCTGCAGATTAAAAACAAGGGGAGTCCCTCGTCGTCCGGCAGCAGCCCAAACTCCTCCCCCGACAGTCACATGGTCAATCACAACCACTCCCCTTCTGTGGTCTCCTGA